The Chryseobacterium aureum genome contains a region encoding:
- a CDS encoding DUF6660 family protein: MNLLRWILAIYFMALSLMPCADVSHPQNSGNKIISLSVQENHSKEKGDICSPLCACSCCQMTVSAFKMNPLLEIPEQIPAYFSKKILFHKNDFAYQVYDPIWQPPKI, encoded by the coding sequence ATGAACCTCTTAAGATGGATATTGGCAATTTATTTCATGGCGCTGTCACTAATGCCATGTGCTGACGTATCTCATCCGCAAAATTCCGGGAATAAAATAATTTCTCTTAGTGTTCAGGAAAACCATTCAAAAGAAAAAGGAGATATCTGTTCTCCGCTTTGTGCATGCAGCTGTTGTCAGATGACAGTTTCAGCATTTAAAATGAATCCTTTATTGGAAATTCCGGAGCAGATTCCGGCTTATTTTTCAAAGAAGATCTTATTTCACAAAAACGACTTTGCTTACCAGGTTTACGATCCTATCTGGCAGCCCCCTAAAATTTAA
- a CDS encoding SusC/RagA family TonB-linked outer membrane protein: MISKNLLNSKAWIPPVAAFFLGITSANAQNAKPKKDSLHEKEIDEVVVVAYGKAKRNSYTGSVATISSDKINDRPVTNITKALEGQVAGIQTTSASGQPGAVSTIRIRGIGSISASSDPLYVVDGVPFDGNLNSISPSDIESISVLKDATASALYGSRGANGIIIITTKSGKKGEARVNFNISQGFSGRAVKDYEQVSTDQYFQLYWEALRNGYQSGKVNAQQAAQMATDNLVSSLGINPYGTAYPKPVGTDGKLLPGASALWNDDWRDILQRVASRNQVDLDISGGSEKSNYFFSLGYLDDKGMAIESGYKRYNTRLKINSEVKKWLNVGVNLNYTNSIQQAPTSSDSKASNIINAARFIPSFYPYYERNPDGTYILGADGNPIYDFGKYRPTNALQNQNAAATLPLDKNDNKEDNFSGKGFMEFTFLPELKFKTSFSVDLVNYNGHYYSNPLLGQGAETGGSVTKTNTRTLSYTTSNILTYDKKFGKHHINALAGHEFYKYDYQTISGTRSQFSLPYYYEPDAASLLGSFSGNSNKLSLLSFLGKVEYDYNNTYFLSASGRADSSSRFEKDNRWGKFWSVGGSWKISNEEFIKNLNVFNQLTLRASYGGQGNDKLLRPNGQPLYYAYQELYRFISLGGEPGTTLEKTFTNNVKWETNLNLNVGLEFAILNNRVKGNIEYFKRKSQDLLFNMPVAPSLGISDYPANIGTIQNTGFEFSLFTTPVKTDDFQWNVDVNLSTLNNKVTKLPGGSLVVGTKLLTVGGSVYDFFIPEWAGVDPNNGKPLWKMVTTDASGNSVEGTTSEYSKATKLLQGSALPKLTGGISTSINYKNFDFSGLLTFKIGGKILDNDYTSIMHNGSAGGRAWSAEMLNRWTPDNPNTDVPGLSTTTNNWTSTSSRFLYSGTYARLKNVSIGYTLPEAYFEKIGLKKFRIYIQAENLLTFYKHKGMDPEQALDGTTYYRYPAMRTVTFGLQATL; the protein is encoded by the coding sequence ATGATTAGCAAAAATTTATTAAATTCTAAAGCCTGGATACCTCCGGTGGCTGCATTTTTTCTGGGTATAACCAGTGCCAATGCCCAAAATGCCAAGCCCAAAAAAGATAGCCTCCATGAAAAAGAGATTGATGAAGTAGTAGTAGTGGCTTACGGAAAGGCAAAAAGAAACAGCTATACAGGTTCTGTAGCCACAATTTCCAGTGATAAGATCAATGACAGGCCAGTAACCAACATTACCAAAGCGTTGGAAGGTCAGGTGGCCGGAATTCAAACCACCAGTGCATCCGGGCAGCCAGGCGCAGTTTCTACGATAAGAATCAGGGGAATTGGTTCCATAAGTGCTTCCAGTGATCCATTGTATGTAGTAGATGGTGTTCCTTTTGACGGAAACCTGAACTCCATCAGCCCAAGTGATATTGAATCTATCAGTGTCCTGAAAGATGCTACGGCAAGTGCTTTGTATGGTTCAAGAGGGGCAAACGGAATTATCATCATTACCACAAAATCAGGTAAAAAAGGAGAAGCACGGGTCAATTTTAATATCAGTCAGGGATTCTCCGGAAGAGCCGTAAAAGATTATGAACAGGTTAGTACCGACCAATACTTTCAGTTATATTGGGAAGCATTGCGAAATGGATATCAGTCCGGCAAAGTGAATGCCCAGCAGGCTGCTCAGATGGCGACAGACAATCTTGTTTCATCATTGGGAATTAATCCGTACGGAACAGCTTATCCAAAACCGGTAGGAACAGATGGAAAGCTTTTACCAGGTGCATCAGCACTCTGGAATGATGACTGGAGAGATATTTTACAAAGAGTCGCTTCAAGAAACCAGGTAGATCTCGATATCAGCGGAGGAAGTGAAAAAAGCAATTACTTCTTCTCTCTCGGATATCTTGACGATAAAGGAATGGCGATTGAGTCCGGGTATAAAAGGTATAATACCCGTTTAAAAATTAATTCTGAAGTGAAAAAATGGTTAAACGTAGGAGTCAATTTAAATTATACCAACAGCATCCAGCAGGCGCCGACTTCTTCAGACTCGAAAGCAAGCAACATCATTAATGCAGCAAGATTTATTCCTTCATTCTATCCTTATTATGAAAGAAATCCGGACGGTACTTATATTTTGGGTGCTGATGGAAATCCGATTTATGATTTTGGAAAATACAGACCTACGAATGCTCTTCAGAATCAGAATGCAGCAGCAACATTGCCTTTAGATAAAAACGATAATAAGGAAGATAATTTCTCAGGAAAAGGTTTCATGGAATTTACTTTCTTACCGGAACTGAAATTCAAGACAAGCTTCTCTGTCGATTTGGTGAATTATAACGGACATTACTATTCAAATCCATTATTGGGACAAGGGGCAGAAACAGGAGGTTCGGTAACGAAAACCAATACAAGAACACTTTCTTATACCACAAGTAATATACTTACCTACGATAAGAAATTCGGGAAACATCACATCAATGCTTTGGCAGGACACGAATTCTACAAATACGATTATCAGACGATTTCCGGAACAAGAAGTCAGTTTTCACTTCCCTATTACTATGAGCCGGATGCTGCTTCTCTATTAGGAAGCTTCAGCGGGAACAGTAATAAATTAAGCCTGTTAAGTTTTCTCGGAAAAGTAGAATATGATTATAACAATACCTATTTCCTTTCTGCTTCAGGAAGAGCAGACAGTTCTTCAAGATTTGAGAAGGATAACAGATGGGGGAAATTCTGGTCAGTAGGAGGTTCATGGAAGATTTCCAATGAGGAATTTATTAAAAATCTAAATGTCTTCAATCAGCTGACATTGCGTGCCAGCTATGGTGGCCAGGGAAATGACAAATTGCTTAGACCCAACGGACAGCCGCTTTATTACGCATATCAGGAATTATACAGGTTTATCAGTCTGGGTGGAGAACCGGGAACAACATTAGAAAAAACATTTACCAATAATGTAAAGTGGGAAACTAATCTTAACTTAAACGTAGGACTGGAATTCGCTATCCTCAATAACCGAGTTAAAGGAAATATCGAATACTTTAAAAGAAAAAGCCAGGACCTTCTGTTCAATATGCCGGTTGCCCCTTCATTGGGAATCAGTGATTATCCGGCGAATATCGGAACCATTCAGAATACAGGATTTGAATTCTCATTATTCACCACTCCTGTTAAAACTGATGATTTCCAATGGAATGTAGATGTCAATCTGAGTACTTTAAATAATAAGGTGACCAAGCTGCCGGGAGGTTCTCTTGTTGTAGGAACCAAATTATTAACCGTGGGAGGGTCGGTGTACGATTTCTTTATTCCGGAATGGGCAGGGGTAGATCCAAACAATGGAAAACCATTATGGAAAATGGTCACCACAGATGCCAGCGGAAACTCAGTGGAAGGAACTACCTCTGAATATTCTAAAGCTACAAAATTGTTGCAGGGATCTGCACTGCCTAAGCTGACGGGAGGGATCAGTACCAGCATCAACTATAAGAATTTTGATTTTTCAGGATTACTGACTTTCAAAATAGGAGGTAAGATTCTGGATAATGACTATACTTCCATCATGCATAACGGAAGTGCTGGTGGACGTGCATGGAGTGCTGAAATGCTGAACAGATGGACTCCGGATAATCCCAATACAGATGTTCCTGGATTGAGCACCACAACGAATAACTGGACTTCTACATCTTCTAGATTTTTATATTCCGGAACGTATGCAAGACTTAAAAATGTAAGCATAGGATATACACTTCCTGAAGCTTATTTTGAGAAAATAGGATTGAAAAAGTTCAGAATTTATATTCAGGCAGAAAACCTTCTGACCTTCTATAAACATAAAGGGATGGATCCTGAACAGGCTTTGGACGGGACCACCTATTACAGATATCCTGCGATGAGAACAGTTACTTTTGGTCTTCAGGCAACGCTTTAA
- a CDS encoding RagB/SusD family nutrient uptake outer membrane protein has translation MKKLQYISFAIIGFLSLTSCENDLDTAPTDQANSVEVFKTAESAETVVNGTWAKFNNDGTTYANIGYSTVLRASDAMGSDVAVLTNKYGFASTYAFTEMVNSTASRPLFIWSLLYSTINNMNNVITRIDGTEGSQEKKNQVKGQAKALRAFCYLNLASFYQFSYLKDKTALTAPIYTEPSTTSTVGKKRASLEEIYTLIKSDLTDADNLLKNYTRNNKDKINRSVVNGLLARTYLNTGEWSKASASAKIAREGFPLMAPEKYKDGFNDINNAEWIWGHAQTQEQSDESYAFHYLDVSSSGSFYYSFMADPYFKDLFDASDIRFQLFSWDGQKGREGLLRYAKFKFKPTLIADIVYMRAAEMYLIEAEAEARNGNVSQAVAVLNQLKSARNANIYNGSLSQNAVIDAVLIERRKELFGEGFSLSDIIRTQGTVVRKPFVDAEGKPIKVQITTPDGKVKTVDGRGHSVLDFPDKSAFIPNSNYYLFSIPQRESENNPNL, from the coding sequence ATGAAAAAATTACAATATATATCGTTTGCAATCATCGGATTTTTGTCGCTCACAAGCTGTGAAAATGATCTGGACACCGCGCCAACGGATCAGGCTAACAGTGTGGAGGTTTTTAAAACCGCCGAAAGTGCAGAAACCGTAGTCAATGGTACCTGGGCAAAATTTAATAACGATGGGACAACATATGCCAATATCGGATATTCTACGGTTTTAAGAGCCAGCGATGCCATGGGAAGTGATGTGGCGGTTTTGACCAATAAATATGGTTTTGCTTCTACCTATGCCTTTACAGAAATGGTGAACAGTACAGCAAGCCGTCCGCTATTTATCTGGTCTCTGTTATATTCCACCATCAATAATATGAACAATGTGATTACAAGAATTGATGGAACGGAAGGCAGCCAGGAGAAAAAAAATCAGGTGAAAGGACAGGCCAAAGCATTACGGGCTTTCTGTTATCTGAATCTGGCGAGTTTTTATCAGTTCAGCTATCTGAAAGACAAAACAGCTTTAACAGCTCCTATTTATACTGAACCTTCCACAACAAGTACAGTAGGGAAGAAAAGAGCGAGCCTTGAGGAAATTTATACTTTGATTAAAAGTGATCTTACCGATGCTGATAATCTGCTGAAAAATTATACAAGAAATAATAAAGACAAGATCAACCGTTCTGTTGTGAACGGTCTTTTGGCAAGAACCTATCTGAATACCGGTGAATGGAGCAAAGCATCAGCATCAGCTAAAATTGCCAGAGAAGGCTTCCCTCTGATGGCCCCGGAAAAATATAAAGATGGCTTTAATGACATCAACAATGCGGAATGGATCTGGGGACATGCACAGACGCAGGAACAGTCTGATGAAAGTTATGCGTTCCATTATCTGGATGTGTCTTCATCAGGAAGTTTTTACTATAGCTTTATGGCTGATCCTTATTTTAAAGATCTTTTTGATGCCAGTGATATCAGATTCCAATTGTTTTCATGGGATGGCCAGAAAGGAAGAGAAGGATTGCTGAGGTATGCCAAGTTTAAATTCAAACCAACCCTTATTGCAGACATTGTTTACATGAGAGCAGCAGAAATGTATCTGATTGAAGCCGAAGCCGAAGCCAGAAACGGAAATGTCTCTCAGGCAGTAGCTGTTCTGAATCAATTAAAATCTGCCAGAAATGCCAATATTTATAATGGCTCATTATCACAGAATGCGGTAATAGATGCGGTTTTGATTGAAAGAAGAAAAGAATTGTTCGGAGAAGGATTTTCTCTTTCAGATATTATTAGAACACAGGGAACAGTAGTAAGAAAACCATTTGTAGATGCAGAGGGTAAGCCGATAAAAGTTCAGATCACTACACCAGACGGAAAGGTAAAAACAGTAGATGGAAGAGGGCATTCTGTTCTTGACTTCCCGGATAAATCTGCATTTATACCCAACAGTAATTATTATTTATTCAGTATTCCACAAAGAGAATCTGAAAACAACCCGAACTTATAA